In the Balaenoptera ricei isolate mBalRic1 chromosome 1, mBalRic1.hap2, whole genome shotgun sequence genome, TGCATATAGCACTGAGGCCCTCACAAGGCCCTCGGAGCTAACCCCCTCCCCGGTTCACCTGTCCCGTCCCCCCTCCTTGTCCCACCCCcggcaccccaccccacccccacacacgCCCCCAATCCCTACGGCTAAATTCCCACACTTCGTCCCGCCTCCAGCTTGGCCTCCAGTCCTGCCAGCCCCGACCTCCATCCCAAGGCCTAGGGCCCCCTCTGCTGTCGGCCGCGGGTAGGGCAGCAGCACAGCTCATGGGGCAGAGAAGTGGGACTCCCCCAACTATTGCCCCATCTTCCCCAGCCCAGGGCGAGGCTGGTACATGGGTAGACTTCAGAGAAGGGGTGGGAAGAGATACACCCCTTCAGGCCGGGGCAGGGGTGAACGGTGGGGTCCTGCCAGAAGTTCTCTCCTCCAAGCCAGGCCCTGCTTCTGGACCCTGGGTTAGGTAGCGAGGAGGCAGTTAGTTCCCATGGCAATGCCTAGACTCAGCTCTCCGGAGGTACACACACACTGAGATGCCTTACAACTGTAGCTGCGGTTAAGAGCTCACTCCAGGCCCCAGGCAAAACAGCACCATCCTGCCCTATAACACCAGCCTCCAACCCCATCCTGAatgtccaccccccaccccgcaccaGGCCAAGGCCCTTGGCTTTCTCCGGTATCAGTCCCCAGGAGCGGGcaagaggaacagagaggagacATCCTATTTGGACCTCCCAACTTCCTCAACAGAGACCCACACACAGACATATGGTCACAGGCATGCGCACACACAGAGACcctcagacacacacagagatgcGTAGGGATTATGGCGGTAACCCCCAACTATCCAAAGGAAAAAGTCTTGGtaactgaaaaattttaaatccattgCAACTtgctctccttttcctctctaaCAATCTCTAAGTGTCTATGCCCCTTCAAAAGCctcgtttttctctctctccccaacctAGTGCTGCCTTCTCTCCCATCACTTCTTCCACCCAGttcaaaatacttgcaaaatgcTTCCAGAGCCCACCATGGCAACAACTGAACCCTGGTGCACAGTGATGGTTAAGGACCTCAGACAAGCAGCTGGCAAGGCTGCCCCCTCTATGCCTAACACTTTAGCTCTGCTGTATCTGTGCACAGAAACTCCCAGACACACCCACCCCAACCCACACGTGGCCAGGCCCAGGGTCCCTCCTGTCCAGCCAACACATGCAGTCTCAACTTTGCCAAATTCTTTACTAAACCAAAAATCAACACAAAGCAAACTGCAGAACAGGAAATTCAAACAGCTGACTGTCCCCTTCCTCTGCCCCTGTTGCTCTTTCTGGAGCACCTTAGGGTTCAGCACTGGTTAGGGAATTAAAGCCCCTCTTTTGGTGGGTAATGAGGGTAAGGTCTCTCCAGGAAGGGGACACTCAGAGCCAGCTCCATCTGTAGACCCCAAAGAGGAGTCAAGGGCTGGGCCAGGGGGCTCTGGAGCTGCAGGGGACTGGCAGAGGAGGCCAAGAATCCCAGgggctgcaggaggctgggcaggagGTCGGGGAAGTTGCTCCTGGCCTAGGGACCTCAGTGAGGCTTGGAGCTGGTGGCTCATGGCCACCAGGGATTTGAGATGCTGGAGCAGGGCTTGGTGGGGACAGGAAGCCCTGTGGAGGTGCTGGTCATGGCCAGCTGGTGAAGCTGAATAGGGATGCCAGGACTGGTACCAGCCTGGGTTTGGAGGCCGTTGCCCTCGCCCAGGACCCTGCCAGGTCTCAGGCTCTCCCCACAGTCTCCCCCTGCCTCTGGGAGGCCTCTGCCAAGCACAGATTCCCCTTGGGGCCAGGTTGCCTTTGCCCTGGCCCTGCTGCAGGGCACCCACCGGGGAAGGGGAGCCCTTCAGGGCTACGTCTGGCCCCCTGGCCTCTGGCTGGTAGTATCTCATCTCCACTTTTCTGTTGAAGGAGAGCATTTTGCGAACCTTCCCCCCGAAGGGGCTGGACTCTGCTGTGTCCAGAAGCCCTGCCTTGGGGAGCAGCACCGCCAGCAACAGGCTTGAGTGAGTGGCTTCCAGGCCTggagaaagagggggaaagagaCCAAAGGCTTGGACGGAGAGAACTCATAGCCCCCAGAAGCTGCATTCTGGCTGTGGCAAGAGGTCTGGAGGTTAGACCCCAAGAAGAGCTTTCCAGTAGTGAGATGGGGCCCATGAGATGCTGGGAAAGTAAGTAGGAGGGTGTAAGATTTGCTCTCACAGTGTGTGAAAGGGTTCACTTGGCTGAGACTGGGGCATGGATGGTTTAATCTCAAGACTGTATGATTCAGTCTACCACACTGTCCCCAGGACAGGCAGCCCAGAAAGATCAAACACTACTCAGCAACAGGTACAGTCCACCCCTTGATaccccctccagccccctcccatgCTTTCCTGGATCCACGCCCTGGAGGCTATCCAGGCACAAAAGCCAAGCTTGGCCCAGGATAGCTGTGGTGAAAacatctctccttcctcttttatttagGTCCTAATTTCAGCCAGTTGGTGGTCCTGCCTCTGTTCTGCTATGCTGGGGTCAAATGTGACTGGTTTCTCATCAAGGTGCCTGATtggagaggctgtatgtgtggtGGTCGGGAGGCCAGTTTCTGCTACTGACTGGCTCTGTGACTCTGGACAAGTCACTTGCTTTCTccctacctcagtttcctcatctatgaagtgAAAAAATTAATAGCACCATCCTGAAGGGGTTATTTTGAGGACTAACTGAATTAATATAAGTAAAGCTTTCAGAAtgttgtctggcacatagtaaacaataTACAAGTCTGAGatcttcttgtttttgttctcaCATTTGCCCAGCTCAGAAGTTCCCTTCTGAGATGTGCCTGCCTCCATGGAGACAGGGGTGACTGTGTCTACAACGCCTGTCTGGTCACCGTGTGAGGGGAGGCAGGGTCTGGAATGGGCATCAGGCACTCACCTGGGCCTCCAAGAGGGCGCAgcctggagggcaggggctggaagGCAGGCAGGGGCAGCAGGACCACCCCCACCTGTTCCACAGCTGCCAGGCCATGGCGCTGCTTGTCATTGAGGTAGGAATAGAGCAGGTGGCAATTCTGGGTGTCCCGAGAGCCCTGTGGGCACAGTCTGACCACGCAGACGTCCTGAGGTTGCAGGAAGGAGAGCAGATTTAGGAACAGTCATTCTTTGCTCCTGTGAACACCCCTGGTCTCATCTGAACCTCTGAGAACCCtgtgaggaagagtggccccaTTTTCCCGAGGTGGAAACAgagggacttgcccagggtcacacagtgagtCTGCAGTCACAGTGGGAACTGGACCCGGATATCTTAAACCAGGCCTCTGCTCCAGAGCTGGAGCGAAAGAGCTCAGGGCTGGGGATATGGTGCTAGGAGGAGAGGTGGTGCCCAAGGGTGGGTGGTTACCTTGGCCTTGGCTGGGCAGATGCTGGCCAGAAAGTCCCAGACAGCACTGGGGGGGATGCAGCCTGCGGAGCGGATCacctggggcagggcctggggacagGTAGGAGGCCAGTCAGCCTCCCAGCTTCCCACCCACTTAAGGCAGACTCAATACCGGCTACCCGGAAGCCACAGCCTGTGGCCAAGAGGATTGACAGGCAGTATATCAGGAGCCCCAGTGGCTGCTGGAAAGCCCTAACTACCCCTGGAGGCCTACAGCCTGTCCTGGCCAATCTCCTCCACTTCTCAGAAGCCCCTTACCCCCTCCTCTAACCCCCTACCCTCATCCAACACTTAGCTgatcattcactcactcaacaatAACTCCTAAAACCCTTCTCTGGGCCAGGAGGCACCAGACCCTTTTCCTGGGTCCTTCCTGCTTTATGCCTTGGGTTATAGGGAGTCCTTTGCCCATGCGTCTCTGCAGGAGTGGGGCTGCATCTAGCCTAGCACAGGGCCAAGCACAGAGAGGGAGCCAATGACTTGTTTCAGAAGGAGtgagtgggtgaatgaatgaatgggggtGTGTGTAGCTGACTGGGCTGGTCAGGGTGCAAGGGAGTCTCCGGCGAGCAGGGCAGGAGTACCCGGATGAGCCGAAAGCTGTGCCCCGAGACCAGCTGGGCCTTGACCTGGAACCGCTTAATGGAGAACATGTCCAGAGACCCCTCCCAGGGCGGCTGGCTGGGCAGGGCTTTTGTGGACCCAGCAGGCATCTGGAGCctagagggagggacagagagaacagGGTCAGGTGAACAGGTCACCAGGGCTTCCCCAGCAGCTCCTTAGTTTTCAGAGAAGGTCCTGTGTCCCCACTGTGGGTGCTGGAACACTGGTCCAAACATGGCCTTATGTGGTGGAGACCAGTAGGCAGGGATGATTAGTTCCAttgcacagatggggaaactgaggcccacacaAGAGGCAGGATTTGCCTAAGGCCATATGGAAAAACCCACCCTGTGTCTGCTGCCTCCCCCACCAACCCTGCCGGTTGCCCACCTCCTTGCCCACTGCCCCATACCTGTCCTTGGGCTCCGTGGGAGGCTTCTCCTTGGTTTGGGGCATCTCTGGAGAGGACATAGGGACTAGGCTTGGGGCTCTCTGGAAAGCATCATCCCCCATCCTCCTGGTGGCTATGAAGGAGGCTGGCTGCTCACACAAGGGCTTCCAGTCTGCAAAGCGGAGAGGCAGGAGCTAAAACGCAGGCCGGCAGCTAGGCTGAAGCCAGCCCAGGGCATTAGAAATGGAGTTTGAACCAGGTCCTTTTTGAGGTGACCTGGAACACGGGTACCCCCGCCCCACCACCTTCCCCCCAAGCCATGAATCCCTGTTGCCGCTGAACCCCACACTCAGCCCCGGCCTGCCCACCACCCCTGTGcccctcctgtgtctccctcccacccatgcAGATGCGGCAGCTGGGGTCTAGGAAGTGGTGCTCGTGCTGCTCTGTGGTGTCCTCGTGCTGCTCCGTGGTGCCCTTCGACGTGGCAGGCAGGGCCAGTGGGTCGCCGTCTATGGACACCATGGGTCCCTGGGAggcaaaggaggagagaggggtgggCTGGGAAGGCGGCTGGGGAGGTCAGCAGCCCTCCATGAGTAGGGGGCCCTCAGggctatggttttatttttctaaataatatattcTTTAATTACAAAAGTATCGTGAACTTGTTACAGAAAATTtcgaaaatacagaaaatttgaaaattaaaaaaaaaaaaatcaccccttGTCCCACCACTCAGAAACAACTGTTGATATTCTGGGTATCCCTTTATAATAGTTTATCTATACACAGAGTTTTGGGGGTCCTTTTGTGGTTCATGTGTCCAGGAACCACAGCAAAGGTATCTGCCATGTTATACCGTCCCTGTAGACATTGCACTGATGGGGTGGGCTGGAGTGTACGCATCACCTCTGCTGCTAGACAATCAGGTCGTTCCCAGGCTTTCACTGTAACAAATAACACTGAGGACATCCTTATGCTGAAAGTATTTTCCTAAACTTTCAATTATCTCCTTAGGACGAGTTCTCAGAAGCAGATGACAGAATTGGGGAGAATGAACGTTTTTAAGAACCTTGATGCCCAATGCCAAATCACCCTCTTTTCCTCATAATAGAAACAGCTTTAAACACACAACAAACATTGCTTCAGGAAGATTTGAAAAGATCTTGAAACTCTCACTCTGGCCTTAAAACCACCTCCAGAGCAGTGACAaggcacaggctttggagtcagagagcCTGGGTTCCAGTCTCCCCCACTGCCAactaagtgaccttgggcaaacggTTTCAGGTGCCTCACCCAGGAAACTGGCATCACCCATCTTGTAGGTTATATCGTGAGGTTTGAACGAGGCATTGTTTGTAAaagtggcacatagtaggtgttcaatcgGAAGAAGTGTTGCTATTCTGTTAtcttcccctcccctactctgccGCCCCTTCTCTCGTCCCTCTCTCTCTGGCTCCTCCCCCTACATTTACATTCAATTTGCTCAGGGAATACAGGTTGGTTTGGGTTGGGGAGCAGCCACGCCCTCTTAGGGCTCCTCTCCGCACAGCCAGGAGGTCTGGTTGTTGGCCTGGATACTGGTGAGGgagagcagggatttttgtcgGTCAAGGTCACTGCCATTTCCCCAGCGAACGTGGCTCAAGGGACCCTGCGCTCCCCCATCCTGGACACACAGCTGATTAGACCGGGGTGAACATCTGACCCACGGGACACCCAACCAAAGCCAGAGCAGCCTTCTCCTGAGAGTGACTGAAGTGAGCCAAGGGGGCGCTCTGATTGGCTGCAGGAGGCTGAGGGGATGGGTTCATTGATTCGAGGGCTACTGAGCCATCCTGTTGAGCCATGTGCAAGGAGGAGGAGCCAAGGGGGAGGAAGAAGCAGGATGGACAGGAGGATGGGGCAGATCCCCCACAAAAAAAAGGACACTCTGCACAGACTGCTCTGGACTCCAGGTGGTACCCTGCCGGAGCATCCCTAAGTTCTTCTGCTGAATAGAGCAAGTCTCTGCTCCTTACATCCAAAAAGTCCCTGCCTCAAACAGTGTGTCCCTCCTGCTTCCCAACCTGGGATCTGGTCGGAATGCCTGAGCTCGGGGGGAACTGCAGAGATAGGACTCACTACTACTCACATGAGGTGCCCTGGGGTTAGGCCACAAGGAGGGGGAGCAGCACTGAGAAGGTGCGGACAGGCCCGGCGCCGGCGTTTGTCTCACCCCACGCTCACCCAGACCCTGTGCGGCGACCATCATCCCCCTATTTACGATGAAGACCGTGGGCCTCAGCGTAGTcagatgacttgcccaaggccacacagctggtgaggTGAGGGGTGGGATCCGAGGGCACAGGCCCTGCCTGGCACCACGTCAGGCTCTCACTTACCACCAGATCCTCCAGGGTCAGCATCTGGTCCATGTCCCGCAGGATCTCAACTTCCCCCTTGTGGGTCAGTTTGGAGGCCGGGAGGCTGCACGGCTCCTTCTGTAGCTGCTCAATCATCTCCAGGCTCTGAGGGGCGGGGCAGCCCCAGCTCAGCCAGGGTTGGAGGACTTTGGCCACCAAGAGCCCAAgtgctccctctcctcccttgaGGCCCCTCCGCTGCGGCTCCCCTTCCGTGCcagccctctcccttcctccacgTCTCTGCTTCTGCCAGTCCCTCACCTGGAGACCCCCCACCATCCGCCTCGCCTCTCCATTTGCCACTCATTTATCCTCCAACTCAAACCCggcctcccccaggaagccttcttGAACTTCGCCTTCTCGCACGAGTCAAATCTGCCCCTGACCGTATCCCACCCACCCTCTGCCCGGGGAAGAGTGTGGGGTAGTcgaaagagcacaggctctagagcaccagCTGTCATTAATAAAGACCCACAAGAtggtgtggccctgggcaagccCTTCATTGCTCTAAGCCTTAGTTGATCTGTTCtctagaaatgaaattaagagcATCATATTAAACAGCTTATGTTGAGTGCTTAGCCTGGAGCCTGGCTCATAGTAAATGCTACTTGTGATTCTTATTGTTGATCAGTGTCATCATATCTGAAACAATTCCTGAAAGCCTGTCTCTTCCTTTCTAACAACCCCTGGAGGACAGAAGCCGTGTCCTCCCAGCAGGGTTGGCTTCGTGGGCATGGGCTCCATGCAGTAGCCCAGGGCCCTGCGCCTAGAAGGACCTCATGCTAAATACTGCCgtcatcttgaaattcttttttttttttttcttggccacgctgccggcatgcgagatcttagttccccgaccaggaatcgaacaagtgccccctgcagtggaagcacagagtcttaaccactggatcgccagggaagtccctgaaattctTAATCGTTGAACAAAGCACCTGCATTTTCATTCTGCACTGGCTCCACAATTTACGTAGCTGGTCCTGGTTGCCCACAGTGCCCGGACAGAAGCTCAGAGTGGACGGATGCTCCTAATGGATTCCAGTTATTAATTCTAACCAGCCCAGTGTCTGTCAGAACAAGGGCCTTAGTGCCCCAGCCCATCCCACGGGCCCTGCTCCCTCGATCAGTCCCTCCCTTCCTCGCCGGGGCACCAACAAATATTATGCAAGCATCTCCTGAAGCTGGCTCAGTGCCCACACCTTCCCTGCCCCTGTGCAGTTCCCTGGGAAGGAGAGACCCACGGACGCAGGGTGTATGGGGGTGTATCTGTGAACTGCTGGAGGCTGTGGGGTTCCTCACTCCGCCTGGGGCACTAGGAAGACTTCCAGCCTTTTCTGGAACTTCTGGGACTGGGACTGAAGCAGGGGCATCACACTGGGTCTGCGCCCCATGGATGGCGGATGACAATCCTGTATTCCAGACTCGGGGCCAACATCCCCAGTACCCCCACCCACCAGCCCAGCTCCATAGCAAAGCAAGTGGAAGACGACACCCCCGGGGGCATCACCTCTCTACTGAGCTCTCCATCTCCAATCCCCTTCATTTCTgccccttttcccttttttttggtgGAGAGAGTCTCTCTGACTCTCTCCCTGTCTGCCTGATCTTCCTGTTCCCTCGTTTCTGTTTCTGTCTGTCCTGTGCTCCCCTGTctcatcaccttcctcctcactctttgtctctgtctctcccgcACCATCCTcgggcctccccctccccaaaccccttcTCCATGTCCTGACTTGACCCAACAGCTcaccctcttctcctcctggtCCCGCCAGCGGGCCAGCTCTTGGGGGGCCAGCTGGACCGAGCTCATCCGCACCAGGCCGTGGGGGCTGACGTCTCCGTGAACCACTTTGAGAAACAGGTCCTGCAAGGGCAGGGGCTGCACCACACTGCTTGGAGAGCCCCACCCAACATCCTGCTGGGGCTTCCCACCTCTGAGGgggacccagcccagcccagagccCCACTCACCGGGTTCCTGGGGTCCCGCAGGTTGAACAGCAGGCTGCGGTACTTGTTCTTGTAGCGGCCGTTGGTGGCTTGTGTCAGGTCGAAGAGGGCTGCCTCGATGCCAGCAGCGATGCCCTCCACGGCCTCCTCACTCAGCACCAGGTCTGGGCGCTCCTGAAGGCTGTGGGGCacaagggcagggccagggcgCCGAGCCCGAGAGGGAGACATGGGTGGAGAGCAGGGTCTGGGCCAGCTCTGGTTTCTATTCTGCACATTTTCCTACATGAACCCATTTATTCTCCCCCCAACTCCGTGAAGAAGAGGTATTATCATTCTCCATTTACAGATGGGGTGACTGAGGCTCACAGAAGATAAGGGgcttgcctgaggccacacaaTGAGTAGAAAAGTAAGATCGGATTGCTCAGCCCCTGCTCTATCCCTGGCCAGTGAACCGGGgtatggagggaggggaggaagcttggtgggggggagggtaaGGCATTGGTCAGGGGAGGGGATGGAGCCCTGGCCCTGGATGTAACCCTGAATCTGctactgacttgctgtgtgacctttgcaaaaccctgtcctctctgggccttggtctcACCATTAGTAAAATGACAGCTCTGTGCTCAGATCTCTGAGATAGTCCCAACACAGAGTCTCACTGTGTCTGAAAGTATTTGCTGTGGGTGACGTCCACGAGGACCTGAGCAGACACTGAGAGCTGCAGCGGCTTAATGAGAAAGCACAACCCCGAAGCCAGAGAGACCCAGGTTCAAATGTGTGGGCAAATGACCTCACAGGACAAAATGGGGTAGTCATACACACAGAAGCCCTTAGAACACGGCACAGCCCTGGGAGGTGGTGTGTGTGAGGGCAGCCCTTCAGGATGTCCTGGATGTCAGGGAACGCGGAACAAGGCCTTACCGACTCCACAGCGCCTCCTGCATGGCACGGACCACAGTGCCCCGTACCCCGATATCCAGGGGGAGCTTCTCCTGTTGGGGCTGAAGCTGAGCTGTGGGGAAACAGAGTCACTGGCGCCCGGTGGATGCTcaggggcaaggggagggggtGACTCAATGCTGAGGGGCTtaggcaggcaggggaggggtcCCACCCTCAGGGACCCAGGGCGTCTAGGATGTCTGTCTGGGAGCCGAGTCCAGGCAGCCAGCGGGCCCCACCCCTTTGGGGAAGGACTACAGGCTGATTGcgggtgggagaggagaggagcctTAGCAGGGGCTGGGGCCCGGAGCTGGCTGGGAGCCCCCTGCGCGCTCAGCAGTCCCTAGAAGACAGACGGCTGCCGAAGGGCACCCTCCACGGCCCCTCACCTGAGTCCTCTCCCCGCGCTTGCTCACCAGGCTCCTCCTCTTCAGCCTCCACTGGGCCACACTgtaggggaggggtgaggaaccGAGGCCCTGTCCCTGGGTGCAGCCTCCCAGCCCCAGGGGGACCCTGCTTCCCCAGtcgcctccccagccccacattcccccacccctgctccaggGAGGCATGCCGTGTGGCCAGGGCAGAAGCACTCACCCCCGGACACTCAGCACCAGCCTCCTGAACGGGAACCGCCTCCTGCAACAGAATGAGGATGTGGAGCCCCTGGGCGGAAAGGAATGACTCCTCGGATGGTGGACGGGGTCAGAGAGGCCACCAGAGCCCCATGCTGTCCCCCCGAGGGAGGTGGCTAGAGGATCTTGGGATGGCAGGACATGAGGGGCGGCCAGAAACAAAGGTCAACAACTGCTCTCTCCCCAAATGCATGGaagcccagcccctcccttcctcctctgctccGGTCAAGCTCCTGAACTCAGTAGTGTATGAGAAGGAACACACAGACCACCGCCCGGGGGCGGCCAGCCAGCAGAGGTCTAACCCTGCCTCTGGCTATTACGTTCTGTGTGACCATGTGCAAGTCACAGCGTCTCTCTGGGCTGCAGCACCATCTCTGTGAATCAGGTGTGCATGCGCCTCTCCCAACAGGATGAAGAGACATGTCAGCGTAAAGAACATCTTCTGTACCTGGCACCCCGCGGGGCCCTGGGCCATGggcctttccttccttctgggcCTCTGGGCAGGTGAGGCTGAGTTGACCTCCATCATGTCCTCCAGAACCTCCAGCTTTGGAGGCAGCAGCCCCCTTGCCTGGCCGTAGCTGATGGCCCCCAGGAGGTGGATCACTGCCCCAGAACCAACCTGCCAGGGGAGAAGAGCCCTTCAGAGCACTAGCCTCACCTGCAATTGTTTCCTGTCCTCGCTCTTCCCCGCtgaactgtaagctccatgaggacagggagcATGTACGTCTTAGCCCCCACTGTATTCCCAATGCCCAGAAAAGGCTGGCACAGAGGAGGGCTCTATAAGTGTTTGCTGACTGCCTGGCCTCCATCCTAGGAGAGGAACCTGTCTTCATTCCCATCCTCTCGGCTTCCCCTCTCACTCCCAGTCACGTTCAGAGTTACCTGGACCCTGTACTGAGACCCTTCTCACCCTTCTGACCAGAGATGCATCTTACCAGGGAGCCATATCCTGTTCTGAGCCCACCTTCTCTTCCTCAAAGCTCTGTCCTGCCCCTTTTCCAGGGTCACTGACTTGCCTTTTGCCCCTGAAACAGCCACGTGGTGAACACGTCCACCACCCCCTCTGAAAGCCACAGCCACGCGGTGAACACGTCCACCACCCCCTCTGAAAGCCTGCTGATCACCCCTCTATTGACCCTGAGAGGAAGCCCTTCATGACCATTTCAGGATGCAGAGTGGTTCTGGGTCTTCTAATGAGATATAGAATCTCTCTTGCTCCCCTTTTTGCATTGGCTGCCAGGAAGCTTAGTATTAACTTTAAGCCTAGATGTTGTACCTTCCCAGGATTGGGTGCGGGGGGGTGTTGTAACAagatttccccttctccttccccttttcttgctttctttagaCTTTAACCCATTTGAGTACGTTttgattcttttaatttattacaAACCACAGGGAATTGTTTTGAAAGTA is a window encoding:
- the SPOCD1 gene encoding SPOC domain-containing protein 1, with protein sequence MSSVQLAPQELARWRDQEEKRSLEMIEQLQKEPCSLPASKLTHKGEVEILRDMDQMLTLEDLVGPMVSIDGDPLALPATSKGTTEQHEDTTEQHEHHFLDPSCRICMDWKPLCEQPASFIATRRMGDDAFQRAPSLVPMSSPEMPQTKEKPPTEPKDRVPPSRLQMPAGSTKALPSQPPWEGSLDMFSIKRFQVKAQLVSGHSFRLIRALPQVIRSAGCIPPSAVWDFLASICPAKAKAWKPLTQACCWRCCSPRQGFWTQQSPAPSGGRFAKCSPSTEKWR